The following DNA comes from Picosynechococcus sp. PCC 7003.
TGTAATGATGCTGTTTTAAAGCAAGATGGGCAAGATTGGCTGATTATTGGCGACCCCACAGAAGGAGCTTTACTGAGCCTCGCTGGAAAAGGAGGTTTATTTACCGAAGCTCTCCAGGCAGAATGGCCCCGGTTGGAAGAGTTTCCTTTTTCTTCGGAGCGCAAACGCATGAGCGTTATTTGCGCCATGCCACGCTCTGTCCAAGCTAAATTAGGCGCCAGCTATTTGCTCTGCTGTAAGGGTTCACCGGAGTTGGTGCTGGAGCGCTGTCAGACGTACCAAACTGCTACAGATATTTTTCCTCTTCGAGCAGAAGATCGGGCTGCGATTCTCCAGCGCAACAACGAAATGGCCCAGGCGGGTTTGCGGGTTTTGGGGTTTGCCCAACGCTGGCTGACGGAGCTTCCTGGGGCTCAAGCAGAGGCGAATGCAGAACAGAAGATGACTTGGCTGGGTCTGGTGGGGATGATGGATGCGCCCCGCCCGGAAGTCAAAGAGGCAGTGGCCAGATGTCGTGCTGCAGGGATTCGTCCAGTGATGATCACCGGCGATCACCAACTCACCGCTAAGGCGATCGCCCAACAATTGGGAATTGCGGCCCCAGACGCCAAGGCCCTCACAGGAGTAGAACTCAGTAAACTTTCCCAGGCCGATCTTGAAGCCATGGTCGAAACCGTGAGTATCTATGCACGGGTAGCCCCAGAACATAAACTACGCATTGTCCAAGCCCTCCAAAGTCGCGGTAAATTCGTTGCGATGACCGGAGATGGCGTCAACGATGCTCCCGCCCTCAAGCAAGCGGATATCGGCATTGCCATGGGCATTACCGGTACTGATGTCAGTAAAGAAGCCAGTGATATGGTGCTCCTCGACGATAACTTTGCCACCATTGTCGCCGCCACCGAAGAAGGCCGGGTCGTCTACACTAATATTCGCCACTTTATCCAATACATTCTTGGTAGCAACATTGGCGAAGTGATTACCATTGCTGCGGCTCCCCTGATCGGGCTTTCAGAAGTCCCCCTAATTCCCCTGCAAATCCTCTGGATGAACCTCGTCACCGATGGATTACCAGCCTTGGCCCTTGCCCTCGAGCCCGCTGAAGCCGACGTGATGCAACGCCGTCCCTTTAATCCCCAAGAAAGTATTTTTGCGCGGGGTTTAGGCTCTTATATTATTCGCATTGGCTTGATTTTCTCTGTAATTAGCATTGCCCTCATGGCCTATAGCTACAATGCCTACCCCGACAGTTGGAAAACCATGGTCTTTACCACCCTTTGTCTGTCTCAAATGGGCCATGCGATCGCCGTCCGTTCCCGTACCCAACTGACCCTAACCAGTAACCCGCTGCGAAATCCCTACCTAATCATTGCCGTTGCCGCCACAACAATCCTCCAACTGATGCTGATTTATGTCGAACCCCTACGGCTGTTTTTCGACACCCAACGCCTTTCTGGACAGCAACTTCTTCTCTGTTTAGGGGTTAGTACCTTACTCTTCGTTTGGGTGGAATTAGAAAAACTTGTGATTCAATGGTATTGGGTTTGGAAAAATCCCCCAAAAAGCAGATGAAAAAAACAAAAGTGAATTCGATTTCTGTATAGATCTTATCTGTTTTTAGGATTAGTCTTGGGTAGTATGGTGCGGTTAGATCTACGGAAAAACCTATGACTGGAAACGCCGCCCGTGTTCAAGCGATTCAGCAAATTACCAATCGTACCCCCATCAAGTGTGAACCGCCCATCAAGCTCGAAGAAGCTTGGGCTACTAATGTTTTTGATCTGAGTAAGATGCAGGCCAGTCTCCCAAAGGCCGTCTTTAAATCTATCAAAAACACCATCACTTCCGGTGAAAAACTAGACCCTTCAGTGGCCGATGCTGTGGCAACAGCGATGCGTGATTGGGCCATGTCTAAGGGGGCACTCTACTATGCCCACGTCTTCTATCCGATGACTAACCTAACGGCAGAGAAACATGATGGTTTCGTATCTGTCCAAGGCGATGGCAAAGTCATCTCCGAATTTTCCGGTAAGGTGCTAGTACAAGGGGAACCCGACGGTTCTTCTTTCCCCAACGGTGGTATCCGGGATACCTTTGAAGCACGGGGTTATACGGCTTGGGATGTGACCAGTCCGGCCTATATCATGGAAACCGAAAATGGTTCTACCCTCTGTATTCCCACGGTTTTTGTGTCTTGGACTGGGGAAGCACTCGATAAAAAAGTGCCCCTGTTGCGTTCCATTGATGCGATGAATAAGGCGGCCCAGAAAGTCTTGAAACTGTTGGGTCACACAGAAGTTGCTCGGGTCAATTCCAGTTGTGGGGCAGAACAGGAATATTTCCTCGTTGACTCTAACTTCGCCCACCAGCGCCCGGATCTCTTACTAGCAGGTCGTACCCTCTTTGGAAAGTCTCCGGCGAAGGGCCAAGAATTTGATGATCACTACTTCGGGGCGATCCCTGAGCGGGTACAAATCTTTATGCAGGATGTGGAAGCGCAACTGTATAAGCTCGGTATCCCCGCAAAAACCCGTCACAATGAAGTGGCACCGGGTCAGTTTGAAATTGCCCCTGTCTTTGAAGCGGCTAACGTGGCCAGCGATCACCAGCAATTGATCATGACCACCCTCAAGACCACGGCGAAAAAGCACGGCTTTATGTGCTTACTCCACGAAAAACCCTTTGCCGGGATCAATGGTTCTGGTAAGCACGTGAACTGGTCTGTGGGCAATGCCACCCAGGGTAATCTGTTGGATCCGGGTGATTCTCCCCATGAAAATGCCCAGTTCCTCGTCTTCTGTGGGGCGGTGATTCGGGGTGTCCATAAGTTTGGGCCTTTGATGCGGGCGGTAATCGCTAATGCCAGCAATGACCACCG
Coding sequences within:
- a CDS encoding cation-translocating P-type ATPase → MSDLHEKTSLPDPASPWHHQAIAHVLKAFQADEHQGLEMAEVERRQQLYGPNEIEASRGRNTWDIFLDQFKNVMLIMLIVVALISGLIDFTELQTSQFSQGTVPFKDTIAILAIVVLNGFLGFMQESRAEKALAALKKMSSPQVRVRRGGQIFEVKAAQLVPGDLMFIEAGSQLSADGLVLEAAQLQVRESALTGEANPVTKRICPDGLATDTPLGDRQNMVFSGTEVLQGRGKILITATGMTTELGKIAQMLQSVETSQTPLQKRMTHLGKILVTGSIILVILVVIFGSFQVGNFSRIKELIEVSLSMAVAVVPEGLPAVITVTLAIGTQRMVKRQALIRKLPAVETLGSVDTICSDKTGTLTQNKMVVQRLETQSQSLRITGEGYTPIGEFLHQDKSFDLTQDSELQQLLRACVLCNDAVLKQDGQDWLIIGDPTEGALLSLAGKGGLFTEALQAEWPRLEEFPFSSERKRMSVICAMPRSVQAKLGASYLLCCKGSPELVLERCQTYQTATDIFPLRAEDRAAILQRNNEMAQAGLRVLGFAQRWLTELPGAQAEANAEQKMTWLGLVGMMDAPRPEVKEAVARCRAAGIRPVMITGDHQLTAKAIAQQLGIAAPDAKALTGVELSKLSQADLEAMVETVSIYARVAPEHKLRIVQALQSRGKFVAMTGDGVNDAPALKQADIGIAMGITGTDVSKEASDMVLLDDNFATIVAATEEGRVVYTNIRHFIQYILGSNIGEVITIAAAPLIGLSEVPLIPLQILWMNLVTDGLPALALALEPAEADVMQRRPFNPQESIFARGLGSYIIRIGLIFSVISIALMAYSYNAYPDSWKTMVFTTLCLSQMGHAIAVRSRTQLTLTSNPLRNPYLIIAVAATTILQLMLIYVEPLRLFFDTQRLSGQQLLLCLGVSTLLFVWVELEKLVIQWYWVWKNPPKSR
- a CDS encoding glutamine synthetase III; amino-acid sequence: MTGNAARVQAIQQITNRTPIKCEPPIKLEEAWATNVFDLSKMQASLPKAVFKSIKNTITSGEKLDPSVADAVATAMRDWAMSKGALYYAHVFYPMTNLTAEKHDGFVSVQGDGKVISEFSGKVLVQGEPDGSSFPNGGIRDTFEARGYTAWDVTSPAYIMETENGSTLCIPTVFVSWTGEALDKKVPLLRSIDAMNKAAQKVLKLLGHTEVARVNSSCGAEQEYFLVDSNFAHQRPDLLLAGRTLFGKSPAKGQEFDDHYFGAIPERVQIFMQDVEAQLYKLGIPAKTRHNEVAPGQFEIAPVFEAANVASDHQQLIMTTLKTTAKKHGFMCLLHEKPFAGINGSGKHVNWSVGNATQGNLLDPGDSPHENAQFLVFCGAVIRGVHKFGPLMRAVIANASNDHRLGANEAPPAIMSVYLGSQLEEVFEQIKNGTVSESKKKGVMDLGVAVLPELTKDAGDRNRTSPFAFTGNRFEFRAVGSSQSVSGPLVALNTILADSLGWIGDRLESELAKGLEISEAILTVLKEIMNDHGSVIFGGNGYSEEWHRMAVEERGLRNLPTTADALPVLKEDEVVALFDQLKVLTPIELESRFEVYAEQYIKSIEVEAKLVMNMAKTMVYPAAVEYLAKLSGTITALVNLGISLEKKSAETVSSLTNGLMAATEKLSAAFEKEDFASTEEHMHYCASTIRPLMDEVRSYADLLENELPDSFWPLPTYQEMLFIK